A region of Toxorhynchites rutilus septentrionalis strain SRP chromosome 1, ASM2978413v1, whole genome shotgun sequence DNA encodes the following proteins:
- the LOC129771180 gene encoding chymotrypsin A-like, whose translation MLSCALLVLAMIVRHTVGWPIVNGKAAPNPDQFRFAVSLQRHAQRTDGKLKHFCGGTYIGRGWILTANHCVVGFETSSIFAQIGGQSLNNVSEHATVYKIDEKIIYPDYNRVTLAGDIALLRVAEAEGAKYHDRSLPVAAANSNHSALNLLSGREHYEATSGQWESEECHIFGYGSSSYNGAGHSTLQYGPVRWLDHRSCVRMLGPVVAPVAPNRGMFCAIGLADACKGDSGGGLVCRQKIANKLTPYTLRGIISYGAGCGVPASPGVYTDVGYYRVWLDRFISM comes from the exons ATGTTATCCTGTGCACTTCTAGTGTTGGCGATGATCGTCCGACATACGGTCGGTTGGCCAATTGTGAATGGTAAGGCTGCACCGAACCCGGACCAGTTTCGGTTTGCTGTTTCTCTGCAGCGTCACGCCCAGAGGACGGACGGCAAACTGAAGCACTTTTGCGGTGGAACCTATATCGGTCGGGGGTGGATTTTGACCGCCAATCATTGTGTGGTGGGGTT CGAAACGAGCTCAATATTTGCACAAATCGGAGGACAATCGCTGAATAATGTTTCAGAGCACGCTACCGTGTATAAAATAGACGAGAAGATCATCTATCCGGATTACAATCG TGTCACGTTGGCAGGAGATATCGCCTTGCTTCGTGTAGCCGAAGCCGAGGGTGCAAAATATCACGATCGTAGTCTTCCTGTGGCGGCAGCCAATTCAAACCACAGCGCGTTGAATCTGCTCAGTGGTCGAGAACACTACGAGGCTACGAGTGGTCAGTGGGAATCGGAAGAATGTCACATCTTCGGCTATGGATCGTCCAGCTACAACGGTGCCGGTCACTCCACGCTGCAATACGGTCCGGTACGATGGTTAGACCACAGATCGTGTGTCCGTATGCTGGGACCAGTCGTGGCACCAGTAGCTCCCAACAGGGGGATGTTTTGTGCGATTGGTTTGGCCGATGCGTGTAAA GGCGATTCCGGTGGAGGGCTGGTGTGCCGTCAAAAGATAGCCAATAAGTTGACACCATATACGCTTCGTGGTATTATCTCCTACGGGGCAGGATGTGGAGTCCCTGCGTCGCCCGGAGTTTACACCGATGTTGGATATTATCGAGTGTGGCTCGATCGATTTATCTCCATGTAA